The segment cacactctctctgtctcttgtcaacaaaaaaacacacacacacacactctctctctctctctctctctctctcagtctctcttttGTTGAATGATGTCCCAAGAACGAGGAGCGATCCTCCGACGTAGGACGAAGGATGATCTCCCAGACGAAACCGTGTTGGACATCTTAGCAAGGCTACCTGTGAAATCACTCCTAAGATTCAGGTGCGTCTGCAAACCTTGGTACTCTTCCATAGCCAACCCCAATTTCCTCTCTACCCACGTCCCTAATCACAATCATCAATGTGGTTATGTCATACACATTCCTAGGAATATTCCCCAACCTTCATCTTCTATTCCTGGTTCTTCACGTTCTAGCGGTCAAGTCTGTACTCTCGCTTGCGACCGCACCTATGAAACCATATTCGACTTTAGATTTCCCTTCACCCATCAATCTGGGTTTCCCCACTTTGTGGGTTCATGTAATGGAATATTGTGTTTCAGTTATAATACTGCAGCATGGTCTAATGTTTTTTACTTGTGGAACCCcagtattagaaaatttaagagGTTGCCCGATAACCAGTTACCTATTATGACATTCGGAATTGGGTGTGATTCCCAGAATAATGACTTCAAGGTTGTTGGGATTCCACAGGCATTTGCCAAGACTAAGCCTCCCCCTGAGGTTGGGGTGTACTCATTAAGTTCGGATTCATGGAAAAGAGTTGAACTTGGAATCGAGTTGAGACCCACTGTTTGTTACTACACTGTGAATAATTCTACGGCATTACCATTTGTTTGTGGACATTTGCattggattttaaaaattgtagAAGATGTAGGTGGACACGCGAGGCTTTCTGCTGATATGCTTTTGTCGTTTGATGTCAATAGTGAGAAACTCAAACAGCTACCACTGCCTGATGTTGAAGGAAGTTGTTTTATGAAATTCGTTACATCATTGAAGGGGAAGCTGGCTTTGATTGAATATAAAAGTGATGCCCAGCCATATAGCACGCCATGCTCCATTTGGGAGATGAGGGAGTATGGTGTGATTGATTCCTGGAATAAACTTTATGTTCTATCAATTGAAAATCTTCTTGATTTCATTGGTTTCACCAATTATGGCTTACTTCTAGTTCAAAAGGGGTCTTGGCTGGTCTCTACCAACAGTAAATTAGAGTGGAAATATAAGTATCTTTTAATTGACCTCGAAACTCTTCATGAGAAGGAGCTTAGCACTCAAGTGAATTATCATTTAGAGGTAGCTACTTACATGGAGAGCCTTGCTTTACTAGATGGAAGAAATGTGGTATCTTACTAAGAAGATGGTACTATGAGAATAAGAAGTGATGTCATTACAGGTATGGATGAATTGAAATCCTTGTCATGCTTTTACTTGTGGCAATAGGCATGTTAGTATTTTGAAAACCATAGTTTTCTGCCCCGGATTTATATGATCCTTTTATGGTTGTGGctgttatatattatatttgtatttgataattgtttgtgGATGCTTGTCGCACACAGTCCACAAATAAAAACCGTCATTGGCCAACATAGCCCTGTTTTCTTGTGTGTGTCTCTGTTGTAGTGCTAAAAAGAACTCAGAATAGCTCTACAACTCTTTTTTCTctgatataaaaatatattaaaaaaaaaaaaaaaagtaatgacagAAGAAGTAGAGggagaataaaaagaaatgggaaaaggaaagaaaaaaaaaatggtgcagGAAATGTTGTCTTTCTTGGAGGGGAGGTTTGGTGGGCAAAGttccgggggggggggggggggggggggtggttgtgTTGGTTGgacttggaagttggaacacAATCCCCAGTGTTCATGGGGGTTTTTGTGGAGTGAAAGGAACGCTTGTTGCTTTGACAGGCAGGATCTAAGCGTGGCCAAGTTGAAATATTTATTGTTAAAGTCTTTTAATGAGTGGAAATCATCTCCCATGTCCTCTCTTACAGGGCTTCTGAAGTATCTGGATTTTCTAGGTCTACATTTATCCTTTGTAGTAGTTtttatttcctatttttataaGGTCCACTTGTATTTGGAATGGGTGTAATAGGTTTCTAAAGTCATCAAGTTTGAGGTGGGTCACGGTTCTCGTATTTGCTTTTGGCTTGATCCATGGTTTGGGAAGGTGATCCACTGATCCTTAAGGAGGTCTTTCCGGCACCATTTCAAATGGCCTGAAATAGGGAGACTTGCATGGTAGCCTATATGTGTTGGCATAACAAAGTTATTCATTGGGACATACTCTTTACCGGATCAGTCCATGATTGGGAGATGAagattttacaatattttcttgTCCTTCTCTATTCCCATATAAAATTGGTAGGGTTAGGGATGACTGGATTTGTTGGACTCATGCTAGGAGTAGTATTTTTGAAGTTTAGTCTTACTGTAAGGCTCTCATAGAACTTAAAAGGAGAATGTCCactattttttcaaacttgaaaACGACAAAAGTAATAAGCAACAGGGGATTTTTTTTATGCTTGTGCCCTACTAGCTGGCAGGTATATTAGTGTTATTGCACCTAAATGTGTTTGCTTCATTCTTTATGCTTCCGGAAAGCAGAATAGGTTAAAGAAATGAAGAGTCTCGATTtgtctttttagtttttcaatCTATGATCTatctcttttgtttgtttgtttgtttttaatgcGATTCCTCATGTGGGACAGTATCTTGTATGTGatggagggtttttttttttttccttcattttatgTGTTCATTGGCCATCTTATCTAGATTTTATGAAAAGGTGTGGTAATCTGAATTTGTATCTTGATGCGCTGCCACCCATTGTCTattttaaattgatatgttaGTTGTTGCAAAGAGctgcataattttatattgatgTACAGTAGTCTATTAAATGGATAAATCACACATCAGTTATCACTGTTAATTGTTGCAGAGTTTAAACATCATTACTGCCTAAAGAATTCCTGTTTGCAAAGGAATCACacaatttgatttcttttgccGGAATTGAATTTCATCTGATTTGGAAACAGTCTTATGAATCTAGCCACCTTTGCCATTTTGTATTTGATTGAAGTATGCGAAATTGCCAACTGATTTAGGAAGTGAATTTTTGTTTTGCCAGGTATTTGTTAAATTGTACGGAAATTGCCTCCCATCTCCAACGAGTTAAAATTATCAGATGGTAGGGAACACCCGCTTACCTTGCAAGTGCAATATTTTAAGATCAGGACTTAGTTGACTTTAGATGGTAGCCTAGTTGCATGTCAGACTCAAAATGAGgaaagttcttttctttttctttttctttttaaatgaaatttgaagagaAGCTCTTTGTTAATTTTTGAGTGGGAAACAAGCATCTGTGCTTTCTTTGCTCTTAACATGTATGAGATAACCCACAAAGTTAGTCTTGTGTCAGCATTTTGATGTATTGGAATTGATGATTCCCTCAGCAATGTTGAATCCAATAGTTTGTTGTTACTTGGCTTATAGATGCTGTCTTGCATATTTGTAGTCGTAGTCAGATGAAGCTAGGTAGGGACTTGTCTTCTAGGGCTGAGCTAGTGCCAAAAACATAGTATTTGAACGACTAATAAAATCATTTTGGATATACTGTTTTCTTAGACTTCGTAGTCCATGCAATGCAAGCGATTTTGGGGGTGTGATCAATCCAAGAGTTAgcttttttaataatagttGTAGCCTTTAGGATTATTATTAGCATTAACTATATACCCTACTACTTCCAAGACAAAATGTAATGCTTCAATATTTTTCTGATTATAAGTCCCGGACACAATGCcagataaattttttcttaatgcCCTTTGGGCTAGTTTGCTGCTCTATGGGCACTGCTTTGAACCTAACAGAAGTTACAACTTGAGAACTTATACTTTCAGCATTTAATTTTAACATCTTGCAGAATTGTGTCCAGCTCCCAACTGAGTAATGGCCTTGGTTTGTGTGTGCATTCATGCAATTTTTGCTATTTCCTTGTGTGATCAAATTATTTATGCCCACCAGATCTGCTCTCATATTGAACAGCTTATGTTTATGCTACCTCTGGCAAACATGAAAGAGCCTAGTACGCATGCTTCAATTAGCTCCTTACCACCAAAGCTGTACAGATTCGTTTGATTTGTTTTTCCCCAATTGCTGTATCATAATTAAGTTCGAAAGATTTTCTTCAAACATTTAGCCAACATGTTGGGAATTTGTTGAATGtttttctcccaaaaacttGTTGCAGGCCCTTATATCATATGAATGGATGCCTACCTGACATGTATTTTTCGTTTATTAGTAAACTTTCGGTTcagcaaaaatataaaagaaaagccAAGTAGTTCGAAAAACATTTCCAAATATACACTAGCgcaaaaaattaaacaagaaGATTTGGAGTTCGGACTTAAGAATCTTGTCTCAATGGCACTATCTAATTTTCCTATGAAGAGGAATCTGGGTTTGTATATCTATTTTCTGACTTtttgtaaaggaaaaaaaaaaaaaaaaagagctattGTTTAAGGGTGTTACAAATTAAACCATATTGTTTCTTAACACTTGCCTGAGTCAAGCAAGATTCCAAAATCAATCCATTACCATCAAGATACATTATTGGAAGTGTGAGGATAAATAGGCTGAGCAGGAGTATTGGGCTGTGGGGCGCATCTGAGGATACTTAGGAACCCGAGGATGGTCGTAGGGTTTATTAAGTTTAAGGATCAATGAGCCGAGGACCAGAAAGTACAACAACAAGCTGGTAGTAGTTCCTGAGGAGTCGAGCTTCCTCGGGACAGCATTGTGAAAGGTTGGAACCCAGCCTTCCCGGGAATGCTGTACAAAAGGTAATCTTTCCTTTTATGGATAAGTTTCAAGGAAGATAACcaacaacaaaagaagaaatatctGGGGAGAAGGTTACTACCATCACATTAAATGTTCTGAACCTAATCAActggccacatttatgtggaaatGACCCTTGTATAAAGATATCTCAGTTCACAACTACTCAAAGTTTTCAGGAGGtttctgatgggacaagcatccaagAGATCACTTACATGATCAACAAGTGAAGGGTTAGGATTGAAAATaacgtaaaaaagaaaagaaagaactcCTTGTACTTGGATAAACTTGAGTGAATATAAGAACACTTCATCCTCGAACTTGACCGAGGAGTGTTGTTCCCATTAAATTGTGTTTTCTTATCTTCTTGGCACAAATCCAATCTATTGAGACCCACACTTGATTGGCTCAGTCTTTTGCCTGTAAAATCCATTCtctaacaaatatattattttcggTTTGTTGGGCCATCATCCATTGTTGGTGGGTTGAGGGTCTAATTCTAGTCCTTACAGGAAGTATTAAGTTGAATATAGATAGTAGCTCCGAAGTAAATCGTGATTCTTTGGGAGCTAAGGTAATGATTGGAAATTATTTGGTTCATTAGGTTGTTGGTTTCTCAATTAAAATAGGATATTTAACAAGAATTACTATTAGACTGACAATTTTAGAGGGATTGCAGAGGTCTTGTAGAGGTGATTGGTAGTGGATGGAACAATGCCATGAACTACTCGGGTGGATTAATGGGGAATATTTTGATAGAGGGATTGGCGTTGGTCATGGTGGAGGTGATTGGCCAAGGAACAATGCCATAAAAAACACTTACGTAGATTAATggtgtttattttttatctatcaGTGATACATAATAATATTtctctaattaaaaattaaagagatctTATCTAGTAATTGTAcgttttttttgggtataaattacttttataaaaataagtttggtAAAAGTAAAACTGTAATTAGAAAAATGTGAGGTGAAAAGGTGTTACGTTTTATagatgggaaaaaaagaaaatttaggcCTAATCCTTTTGggaattttagtttttattttttttggttttaatttggaAGGAGGGAGATAGAAATGGCAATGGGTAGCGGTAGGGCCAAAGGGTGAGATTTTCGATCCCACCTCGCATAGTTTTGTCTTACCCCATCTCCACTCCATCTCATATGATGGGGAAAACTTGGGGCCCCACCTTGTCCAGCAAAATTCTACTTCATGTTAATCTTCCCCACaactattaaatatatttttttaataaaacttatttcattaatataaatatacttgcaattacaacaaattttatcccatcaaaatcaaaataatttttagtaagAACAGAATAATattatccaagtgtttaacaatataatattacaacaaaaacaaaaatctaaatatccatgcatttaaataagctagtattaatttgtttatttaaataatagggATTTAggttatgaaaattttacaattatagcCTCTATAAACACGGGGTGGGGAGGGGTAGAGAAAAATTATCATCTCTAAGAGTATTCACATCAATTCTTCTATAATacaaaaaagttgtaaaatttacacaattttgctCCTAAACTACCGACATTAGTTGGTGTGTAAATGTGCATATTTACACAATTGCTACAATAATCATGTATATTTACACAATTACTATATCTGTGTAtcctattagtttattattttttttctctctcattgcTGCTCTCATTGGACACACTTTCTCACACCAGaaactccctctctctctctctctcttcaacctCCACTAACCCCCCCCACTGCCCAACCgtcactaccaccaccaccaccacaacccatttcaacaaTTGATAATCTACGCTTAAAATCAATccaaaatcaactcaaaatcaacccaaacatCATAAAACCAATACCAAACCCAACTCCAAAACAACCTAAACCAAAATCAACTTAAAAACAAACCCATAAGGAAAACCTATATGAAAACCCAATGAAAAAACCACCAAAGATGTCATTGCTATCATTGCTGCTGTCGCTATCGTTGGAGTTGCCAACATAACCTTGTCgtatgggggggggggggtatttgGGATGACAAAGAGGTAGAGAGTTAGGCGTGGAGATGAGATCGACTCTAAGTTGAGAGACTCGTTGAGATTCAGATGAGACAGATATTAATTAAAGAGGgatttgttaataaataattaaaaaattatttaaatattatagaGTGTATAATAGATAATTCAATGttggttattttaaaaaagagattgtgtaaaatagaaaaaatagtttattatattaaaatagacagaaaatttTAGACGGACTaatatgaatgctctaagggaaaggaatggaataaacaaaattattttagaacattccttccattcccttgtttgaaGTTTTAATGGAATTAGTTGCATACTTACACAATGCAtgggaataaataattatttcataattgtaatataatgtataatttgttctctaaaatttgttgaagataatttgttctccctaaatattaatcaatttctatttggtccaattgGTCCCTTTTGGTCAATTTTGGACTAATTAGGCcttaaattgattatttttgtacgttgcattttcaattttagctcaaaaattcattttttcttaatttctggattgaaaagtatgaaatttattACATTAggctaaactctttagttttgagttaaaaatacaaacaaaataagtattaggaattagaaatatgagccctaaaaatgcaataaaaatgataaatattcaaaagttctatttggtccacttcggtcttattctgtccattctgtccactttggtcctatttagTTAATTCGGTCCAAAttggtcctattttgtccaCTTCAATTCTATTCTGTCCATTCTGTCACTTTGGTCCTAATCTATCCATTCATTCTTATTCGGTCCCTTTCGATCATATTCGGTCTACATTGGTCCACCTTGGTCCTATACAGTCCATTCATTCTTATTCGGTCCATATCGGTCCCCTTCAATCCTATTCGATCCAAATTGGTCCCTTTTGCTCTATTCGGTCCTaattggtcttattcggtccacttcatTCAattggtccaattcggtccattattgtccacttcaatcctattcggtccattctgtcctcttttgtccactttggtcctatgtTGTTGATTCGCTCCAAATTAGTCCTATTTTGTCCACTTCAATCCTATTCGGGCTACTTCGTCCTATTATG is part of the Quercus robur chromosome 9, dhQueRobu3.1, whole genome shotgun sequence genome and harbors:
- the LOC126698764 gene encoding F-box/kelch-repeat protein At3g23880-like, which produces MMSQERGAILRRRTKDDLPDETVLDILARLPVKSLLRFRCVCKPWYSSIANPNFLSTHVPNHNHQCGYVIHIPRNIPQPSSSIPGSSRSSGQVCTLACDRTYETIFDFRFPFTHQSGFPHFVGSCNGILCFSYNTAAWSNVFYLWNPSIRKFKRLPDNQLPIMTFGIGCDSQNNDFKVVGIPQAFAKTKPPPEVGVYSLSSDSWKRVELGIELRPTVCYYTVNNSTALPFVCGHLHWILKIVEDVGGHARLSADMLLSFDVNSEKLKQLPLPDVEGSCFMKFVTSLKGKLALIEYKSDAQPYSTPCSIWEMREYGVIDSWNKLYVLSIENLLDFIGFTNYGLLLVQKGSWLVSTNSKLEWKYKYLLIDLETLHEKELSTQVNYHLEVATYMESLALLDGRNVVSY